GAATCCATCGAACAAGTCTCAGAGAAGACCGAACGGTACTTCGACGGGCCGACGCTGGCCGCGGTCCCCGAAAGCGAGCGGGCCCGTGAGGCACGCCGTGCTGGCCGGCCGCTCCTTGCCCACGCCCCCGAATGCGAGGCGTCGACGGCCTACCGAGAGGCCGCCGAATCGCTTACCGTGCGGGATGGGGCGGCCGCCGACGCCGCCGACCGGTTCCAGAGCGCCGTCATCCCCGAGTCACTATGAAGTTGCCCCGCGGCCGACTCGACAAGTCCCGCGTCGTCACGGACCCGCGGGACACGCTCGCCGACGTGCTCGACCGCGAACTGACCGGCTATGCCGTCTTCGAGTCCCAGGAGACGCTCCTGCTTGACGGCGAGGGCCGGGGCGTCATCACGTTCACCGACGGCGTGCCGGTGCTGGCCTACCACACCGGCACGGACCGCGGCGGTCCGCCGGCGCTCGCGGACCTCGCCATTCCCGGGCCGTACCACGTCTCGTTGTACACGCTTGACGCCGCTGACCTCGAATCGGCACACGAAGCAGCCGACCTCCGAGTCCCACCCGGGATGCCCGCCGAACGGCTGGGCGGCGACCCGGCGCTGGCCGACAGTACGCGACGGGCGGCTCCCGACGAGCGGCTGCCAGCGATGGGCGACGGCGACGCGGCAGCAGCCGAGGACGGAACCACCGAACAGAGTGCCGTCGAAGCGTTCCTTGACGACGCCGAGAAAATCGAAGCCATCAAACAGCAGGCGCGCTCGGAGGCCCGCGAACGTGCTCAGCAGTGGGAGTTCTGAATGGTCCCGCTTGCGTGGGGTTCTATACAGCCAGCCATGAGATCAGTCTGCTTTGCTACAGGTCTTCAGTGTGTCCGTCGTGACACGGCCCCAATCCCACTCCAAGAGTAAACCGCCTGACGGCACCGTCGCATAGTTGTAGCGATGTACCGATCTGTGTCGACTCCGAAGTCGGTACTATCGGGAAATAGTCGACAACAATCCGCATCAATCCGCTCGCACGGGGATCCACCACACCCGCGACCGGCCCCCGACTTTCTTGCTCGTGATATCCGTCTCCGATTCGAGGTCGTGGAGTTTGTTCAGCGCAGTCCGTCGCGAACAGCCGAGTCTGTCCGCCACCTCCGACGCCGTGAGTGGCTCCGCGTAATCATTTCGGTGTCTGAACACCTCGATAACGTCCGATTCAGTGTACTGAATCTCCCGTCCAGGCGGAGACATACTTCTGTCAACGATTGCCACATACTTATACTGTCGGCTATTATTTCATTCTGGGTGAAAGTATAGAAACACAGCCCGTTGTTGTCGCAAAACGAACCCGGACGTCGGATCAGAATAGCATGAACGTTCTAAGCTGTTACAGCCCCTGTAACATGTGTTGTGTCCCGAAACAGTTACAGCGAATAAGTATAGGCCCCCACCGGCTATACCATGCTCCGGGGATACGCCATCCCGCCCTCCAGTGAGTGCTGGCGCGCCGACCAGTGCTCCCTTCGGCCCTTCCACACCGGATTCCATCCGTGAGCGACTGGATCATTGCTTGTTTTCTTGCACCGACAGGACCGATTCAAGCGGCTGTGACCGCGCTCTGTATCGGTCGAACACCGTCTCAGCCCAGCTATACACCGCTGTGGCGTCGGATTCGGCTATCGCCCGGACGTTGTTCCGGTCGTCGTAGGCCGCCAGACAGACCCGCGAGCGGTCCAGTGCGAGGCCGATATCAAGCGGAGTATCGTGGACGTACGTGTCGATGTTCTCGTGTTCGACGCCTCGTTCCAGCGCGTCTGCGAAGTCCGACGCTGACCGTTCGAGGACGCTGTGATCGATGATGAACTCGATACGCGTCCCCGTTTCGAGCAGGTCCACCGCGACGTCGTTGAACACCGATGTAACGATAGGCGAGATGGCCCGAACGTCGCCGTCGACCTCGTGCAGCCAGTCCGTGAACCGATCAATCGCGGCCAGCGGGTTCTGTTCGGAACTCGTCGTGAGACAATTGGGGTCTAACAGCTCCGCCGGGAGATCCGCCGCGATGGAACCGAGGTGGGCGGCCAGCGGACCGACCGCCCGAGCCCGTTCGATCTCGCTCATGAGTGCCGTGTACTGGTCCAACACCCGCTGTCCAGTCACCGTGAGCCGGTACTCGCCGTCCCGTTTGACGACCCACTGCCGCTCGGAGAAGCCCGCGAGTATCCGCTGGATCGTGGTCCGAGTCGCGTCCACCGCATCGCACAGATCGGTGGGCCGTGCCGGACGCTCCCGGAGCTGGGCCAGTACTGCGAACCGCTGTGGTGACCCAGTAAGGAACTGGCAGTCCTCGAAAACGGTGTCGTCCGGACCCTCCGCCATTGGATACGTCTGCGTGGGCAACCGTCTTAGCCTCTTTGGCGTTTGGCAACACTGAACGAATTGTGGAGCTACTCGTCGCCGAACGAGCCGAGGGTGCTTTGGGTCCCGCCGTCTTCCGCGCCGTTCGACGCATCCGTCCCGTGTTCCGCGGCGATGCGTGCAGCGGCTTCGCGGCCGCCGGAGAAGGAGGCACGG
The genomic region above belongs to Haloarcula hispanica ATCC 33960 and contains:
- a CDS encoding HTH domain-containing protein; amino-acid sequence: MSPPGREIQYTESDVIEVFRHRNDYAEPLTASEVADRLGCSRRTALNKLHDLESETDITSKKVGGRSRVWWIPVRAD
- a CDS encoding helix-turn-helix transcriptional regulator, whose product is MAEGPDDTVFEDCQFLTGSPQRFAVLAQLRERPARPTDLCDAVDATRTTIQRILAGFSERQWVVKRDGEYRLTVTGQRVLDQYTALMSEIERARAVGPLAAHLGSIAADLPAELLDPNCLTTSSEQNPLAAIDRFTDWLHEVDGDVRAISPIVTSVFNDVAVDLLETGTRIEFIIDHSVLERSASDFADALERGVEHENIDTYVHDTPLDIGLALDRSRVCLAAYDDRNNVRAIAESDATAVYSWAETVFDRYRARSQPLESVLSVQENKQ